The Humulus lupulus chromosome 4, drHumLupu1.1, whole genome shotgun sequence genome has a window encoding:
- the LOC133832150 gene encoding DUF21 domain-containing protein At4g14240-like has translation MPHETLAKHLFHFFSVGPEDAAVVGNQLSEEEKTTLQTQLRGYEATLNNSLRDPTALEGAAVTLAELGEYTRVVSLLENLTKEKPSDPDVFCLLGEVKYKLKDYEGSANAYESAAKVFFQFMQDILLLIFTNLQALPIYLDKMFNQYVAIILSVTFVLFFGEVIPQAICTRYGLAVGSNFVWLVQILMIICYPISYPIGKILDWVLGHNEALFRRAQLKVLVSIHNQEAGKGGELTHDETTIISGALDLTEKTAEEAMTPIESTFFLDVNSKLDWEAMGKVLARGHSRVPVYSGNLKNVIGLLLVGARIVECECLEDVCILDAF, from the exons ATGCCCCATGAAACTCTCGCTAAGCATCTTTTTCACT TTTTCAGTGTTGGTCCTGAGGATGCTGCAGTTGTTGGTAATCAACTGTCAGAAGAAGAGAAAACTACTCTTCAG ACTCAACTGAGAGGATACGAAGCAACACTGAACAATTCCCTAAGAGATCCAACTGCTCTTGAG GGAGCTGCTGTAACCTTGGCTGAGTTAGGAGAATATACCCGAGTGGTCTCTTTGCTTGAGAACTTGACAAAG GAGAAGCCAAGTGACCCTGATGTTTTTTGTTTGCTTGGAGAAGTTAAGTATAAACTAAAGGATTATGAGGGAAGCGCTAACGCATATGAAAGTGCTGCAAAGGTGTTTTTTCAGTTTATGCAAGACATTTTACTACTCAT ATTCACAAATTTGCAGGCCCTTCCAATTTACTTGGATAAAATGTTCAATCAGTATGTGGCTATAATTCTCTCTGTGACTTTTGTTCTATTTTTTGGAgag GTTATCCCACAAGCTATATGCACTAGATATGGACTTGCAGTAGGTTCCAACTTTGTTTGGCTTGTTCAGATTTTGATGATAATTTGCTACCCAATTTCATACCCAATTGGAAAG ATTTTGGATTGGGTATTAGGACATAATGAAGCTTTATTTAGGCGAGCTCAGTTAAAAGTCCTTGTCTCCATCCACAACCAAGAG GCCGGCAAGGGTGGTGAGCTTACACATGACGAGACAACAATTATAAGTGGGGCACTAGATTTAACTGAGAAG ACAGCTGAGGAGGCTATGACACCCATTGAATCAACGTTTTTCTTAGATGTCAATTCAAAGTTGGACTG GGAGGCTATGGGAAAAGTTCTTGCTCGGGGGCATAGTCGAGTTCCTGTCTATTCTGGGAATCTGAAGAACGTTATTGGACTGCTTCTGGTGGGTGCTAGAATAGTAGAATGTGAATGTTTAGAAGATGTTTGTATACTAGATGCATTTTAA
- the LOC133832151 gene encoding uncharacterized protein LOC133832151 — translation MAKLLWRGAECWNECLKLLGVAEAAEASMDYDQLSSGISNFDTHFQGLIVQKSVKYMVVSDDDDSENESALEIHPYLMEEKYLDFLFSNFWVIICSVEALDNHLTAIQRDHELRSQIEERKIRSDAAYEGAKTKEKALLEEKICQEKAKAEAEAKLRAEEANRAAMEAQRREEKEAAEREANEASSQAAVQKEAL, via the exons ATGG CTAAGCTTCTATGGAGGGGTGCTGAGTGTTGGAATGAGTGTTTAAAGCTTTTGGGCGTTGCTGAAGCAGCAGAAGCATCAATGGATTAtgaccagttaagctctggaattTCAAACTTTGATACTCACTTTCAAGGCCTCATAGTTCAGAAAAg TGTGAAGTATATGGTTGTTAG TGATGATGACGACTCTGAGAATGAGTCAGCACTTGAAATTCATCCATACCTGATGGAAGAAAAAT ATTTGGACTTTCTGTTTTCTAATTTTTGGGTCATCATCTGTAGTGTCGAAGCACTTGATAATCACTTGACTGCTATCCAAAGGGACCATGAACTCAGGTCCCAGATAGAAGAAAGGAAAATAAGAAGTGATGCGGCTTATGAAGGGGCCAAAACAAAAGAGAAAGCTCTCCTGGAAGAAAAAATCTGCCAAGAAAAAGCCAAAGCAGAAGCTGAG GCAAAACTCAGAGCTGAAGAAGCAAATAGGGCTGCAATGGAAGCTcagagaagagaagaaaaagaggcTGCTGAAAGGGAGGCCAATGAAGCGTCAAGCCAGGCTGCTGTTCAGAAGGAAGCTTTATGA